The sequence below is a genomic window from Tautonia marina.
TGCTCCTCCGCGTCAAGGGGGAGAGTACCCCCAAAATGCCCCCCGGCAACACGAACCTCGCTCCCGAGACGATCGCCCGAATCGAGGCCTGGATCGCCGCCGGCGCCCTGCTCGACGCCGGAGCCAATCCCGGCGCTCCGCTGACCGAGGTCGCCGTCTCTCCCGACCAGCTCCGCGCCGCCGCCCTTGCTCGCCTCTCTCCCGAAGAACGTCGGCAGCGCCTCACCGAAACCGCGACGCTCCGCTGGGCCCAGGCCGGGGCCGGCGAACTTCCCGAGCCGACCGCCGGCAAGCGATTCCTCCTTTTTGGCGGCCTGCCCGAATCCCGAAGCAACGCCACGGTCAAGACCCTCGACAAGGCGGCCGAAACCATCCAGCCCATGCTGACCCGGCCTGGACAGACCGCCCCCTTCGGCCCGTTGCAGGTCAGCGTTTACGTCTTCACCGATCGCAACCACTACGCCGAGTTCGTCCGCACCGTCGCCCGCCAGGAACCGCTCGATAGCGAACAAGGCCGCGCCGACCTGCGCGACGAAACCCCGTATCTCGTCGCCCTTGACCCCTTCGGCGGCGGCGAGGCGAGCGATGCCGCCGTCGATCGCAGCCTCGATTTCCTCCTCGTCGAGCAACTCGCCGCCGGTGCCGTCGCCCGAAGCGATGCCAACGCCCCGCAATGGCTCGCGCTCGGCTACGGAGCCTTCCTGGCCTCGAAGCTCGAACCGCGAAGCCCCTACGTCGCTCGTCTCCGCACGGCCACCGTCCGGGCCTCGCAGCTCGGCTGGACCACCAAATCGGCCGAGGCCCTCGGCGATCAACTCCCCCCCGACGACACCCGGGCCCTCGGGTTCAGTCTTCTGGAATGGCTCTCGACCGCCAATCCTCGCGCCTTCGGCCCCTTTGTCCGAGGGATGCTCGGCGGCAAGCAGCAGCTCGACGCCGGGGTGCAACAACTGTTCGGGGTCGATCGCAACCAGTTCCTCGCCGCCTGGGGCCAGTGGGTCATGGCCCGATACCCCCGAGGACGTTGATTCGATGTCCGACACCCCCTCCGAACCGACGGCCGACGCCTACTTCATCTCCGCCGGCTCCGGCAAGCACCATCCCCTGTTCCCCGGTGTCGATCTCCGCGTCACCGCTGGCCAGGGAATCATGCTCTCGGTCGTCGAGTTCCAACCCGGCGGCGTCGTCCCCGAACACTCCCACCCGCACGAGCAGATGGGCTACCTCGTCTCCGGCCGCCTCGAATTCACCGTCAGCGGCATCACCCGGATCCTCGAACCCGGCGACCTCTGGCGCATTCCCGGCGGTGTTCCTCACCGCGTCGTCGCCCTCGACGGCCCCGCCGTCGCCCTCGACGTCTTCCACCCCATTCGCGAAGACTACCTCTAATTCCTGCCGTTTCTCGCCCGTTTCCTGGCCGATCGGCCACCTAATTCGTGGGCGATCGACCGCCACCCACGCGCCAGCGCATCCGGAAGGGAGATCCCCACATCCCGAGGAATCTCCCTCCCCGACCAAGGCTCATTGCTCAAGCGTCCGCCTCGGCACGCGGCCGAACGACCTGCACCGAACACGGTGCCTGCTGGGTGACCGCGTGCGAGACCGATCCAAGGAAGAATCGGCCCACGGGTCCATGACCGTGCGATCCCAACACAATCAGGTCAGCTTCCCAATGTTCGGCCTGATTGATGATTTCGTCTCTGGGAACGCCTTCCAGAACCTCATAGGTGACCTTCACATCCCCTGTTCGCCCCATGATTGTTTCGGCCGCTTCCTCGACCAGCTTCGGCGCGTGTTTCCGGGCCTCGGCGAGCATGTCGAAGTGAAACGACGGAACCATCATCATCGGGTCGAAGGCTTCCATGCCTCGCACATGGATGACCGTCATCACCTTGATTTCGCTTCCGGCCGGCCACGGGTGCTGACACACTGCGTCGATCACCGCATGGCGGCAGGCCGAACCATCAATCGGCACAAGGATTTTCATCTGACTTCTCCTCTGCATCCGCACAGGAGAACGGCTCAAGGCTCCACACAAGCCTCAATCTGGCTCCAAAGGACTGACCGTCCTCTCGCTCAATGATCGCTCCGAATCATCAGCCAGTCAATGAGCTGGCATGATTCAAACTCGCCGAGCGCTTGCCCTGACGCGCCCCCTTGGTCGAGTCTCGCGCCGGGGCCGCGCGATCGCCCCTCGTTCATCGGACTCGAACGACTCACGACCGTCTCGCCACCACGTCTCGATCCACGTTCGCCAGGGCCGAGGGCTCGCCGTCGATGGGGCTCGGAATTACCGAAAACGAGCCGTCGGTTTCCAGCACCAGGGCCGACACCTCGTCGAGCGATCCTTTCCCCTGCTGACGAACCGCCTGCAGAATGTCAGACTCGATCACGCGAGCGCTGTGCATCGCCTGATGTAACATCTGACCGTCTCGAACCAGTAACCTCGGCTCGGCCTTGATCAGGCGCGTCACCCGTTCCGATCGGGTCGCCATCCAGGTAATCAGCCATTGCAACAGAATGAGCAAGGCCAGCGCCACCACTCCATCGACCAGCGCCGCGTCCCTCGAAAGCAAGACCGTCGCCAGGGTCGAACCAATCGCTACCGTCACCACGAAGTCAAAGGCGTTCATCTTTGACAACGTTCGCGTGCCGGTGATCCTCATCAGCACGATCAAGGCCAGATACGCCAACGTGCCCACGACCCCAATCCGAACTGGACCATCCCAGCCCTGGTAAAACCAATCGACCACCGGAACGTCGTTCATCGTTGCGAGCCCTCCGCCTCGGCAACCCCCCGGCCCAAGCCGCCTCCCCTCGCTTGGTGACAACACACCGAACCAACGGGTGAAGCGATCAGGCCGAGATCGGGTTCCGAGCCTTGACAAAAAAACCACGGAGGGCATTTCAGCCCTCGACTCAAAGAATGCGATCGACCGCCTCGGCCACCCGTCGGCACTCGGCCATCATCTTGGCGAAGGCCTCGGGGGTGATCGTCTGGGCGCCGTCGCTCATGGCGTGTTCGGGGTCGTCGTGCACCTCGACCATCAAGCCATCGGCTCCGGCGGCAATTGCGGCCCGAGCCATCGCGGGCACCAGCGCCGCCTTGCCCGTGCCGTGCGACGGATCGACCACGACCGGCAAGTGCGTCTTCATTTGCAAATACGGGACCGACGCCAGCGGCAAGGTGAAGCGCGTGTGATCCTCAAACGCTCGAATCCCGCGCTCGCAGAGCATCACATTCTCATTCCCACGATCGAGAATATACTCGGCCGCCAGCAGAAACTCCTCCATTGTCGCGCTCATGCCGCGCTTCAGGAAGGCCGGCTTCCCTGAGTCTCCCACAGCCTGCAACAACTGATAGTTCTGCATATTGCGCGCCCCGATCTGGAGCACGTCGGCGTACTCGGCCACGACCGGCACGTGTTCCGGCGCCATCACCTCAGTCACAATGGCCAGGCCGGTTTCGGCCCGAGCCGTGGCCAGCATCTTCAGGCCATCCACCTTGTGCCCCTGGAAGCTGTACGGGCTGGTCCTCGGCTTGTACGCCCCGCCCCGAAGGCCGGTCGCCCCCAGCTCCTTCAGTTTCCGGGTGATGCTGACAATCTGTTCCTCACTCTCGACCGAGCACGGGCCGGCGATCACCCCGATCCGCTTCCCGCCCACCTCCAGCGATCCGGCCCGGACCACCGTCCGCTCGGTTTTCAGTTCCGACGACGCCCGCTTGTAGGGCGCCATGATCGGCAAGACCTTGACCACTCCCTCGGCCGGCTCCAGGGCCTCGACCAACCCCGGTCGCTCCTGACCAATGGCGGCAATCACTGTTTGGTGTTCTCCCACAATGACCTGCGGTTGCAAGCCGAGCGAGGAAATATGATCGCGCACGTGGGAAATCTGTGCTTCGGTCGCGTCCGGCTTCATCACGACAATCACGGCAATCCGCCCTCTGTTTGGTGGGATCAAGGTCTCCGATCGGTCTGCCGACCCCACGCTGGGACCGACCGCTCACGACCCTTCGGCACCTTCACTCCCTGGCTCGAAAACCAATCGAATCGAATCAAACGGGTCCGAAACGGAACGACGTTGAGAACGAGAACAACGAAATCAAAAAAAAAAGCCCCGAGACCTGCGAAGGTCTCGGGGCTTGGGGTGATTCGTCTGGCTCGACCTTTCATGTCGAGTCACAATCCCAGCATTGCCCGGCGACCTGCGGCCGTCCACTCGGTAAACGAGCGGGCCCACCACCAATACCCGAAGGTAAAGGAATAGGAGGCGCGGCCAAACGTCGCAACAGGCTGATCCAAGAGTCTCCGGCTCCAACCAATCAGGAAGACAAGAGTAGGGGGGTAGACCGCGTCGCGTCAACCGCAACGCTCACCGCCCGAAAGCACTCGGGATTGAGCAATTGAACTTACCAGACCTGATTCCCGAAATGCAAGAGGCCGGACCCGGCGACCCGGATCCGGCCTCACTCGCCGCGTTGAACGGCAAGTCTCAGGGTGCGGCTGCCCGACGGGCACCCGTCGGCTGCCGTTAGGCAAGCCGCCTCTGGTTGTCGCTGCTACACACAGGATCACCTCCTTTCAAAACCGGTTCCCCCTGATCGCCGCCGGAGTCCAGCCTCGGACGGTTCAGAGCTCCAGTCTCGCCGCGCCACGTTCACGCGGCCCGTAGAGGCCGACCCTGCGTGTGTCCGCCTTGGGTCGACAGGGTAACTATAGCCGCGCGGCAACCCCGAATCAACTCCACCCGCGCCATCCTTTTCCCTGGAATCCCAAAAGCCATCCCACGCCTCATGTTCGATGGTGGCGAGGCGGTCACGCCGAGCCGTCCGCCCCCCTTCCGCACGACGGCTCCCGAGACGCTCGTCCCTGGGTTGCGGGCACGTCCTCAGGCCAACTGATCCGGCCCCGAGCCTTGCCCAGGTCCCGACGGCTCCTCAACGAGTGACGGGCCTCCCAGCTCGGCAAGCGTCAACCGGCCCAACCGGGCCAGCTCCCGAAGCCGATCGTCCTCCCCCTCACCCAGCCGCTCCAGAACCATCCGAAATCGCGTGAAAATTTGATCACGCCTCGCATTGAAGCGATTCCAGAACGGCTCACCCTCCTGTGCCAGGTCGTCGACCATGCTCCGCATGTTGTGCAAGCAATCGGCCAGGACGATCGCCTTCGACGCCTCAGGAGCCGCCATCAGGGCCTCCAGGTGGTCCCGTTTGCGGTCGATCCAGGGACGCTGCCGCCCCTCGTCGTCGGTCTTCCGCTCCGAGCAATGGGCCACCAGGTCCGCAACCCGATCGCCGAACCGCTCCCGGATGTCGTCGAGCGTCGCTTCCGTATCCTCCACCACGTCGTGGAGCAGGGCGGCGATCACCACGTCCTCGTCATACCCGAGGCGATCGAGAATCCAGGCCACCGCGATCGGGTGCTGCACATAAGGCGTCGGGCTGGCCTTGCGGTGCTGACCATCATGCCAGATGGTCGCCCACCGCAAGGCCCGTTCGAACCGAGGGGACAGCGGATCGGTCATCGTCGTCGCTGCCCTTCCATTCAAGACACCGTCCGCCGCGCCACACCCAGGTGACGGGCAATCCGGGCCGACACCTCTTTCCGGTGCGTCAGGAAGCCCAGGTGTCCCGCCCCTTCAATCGTGACGAACCGCGACGGCGCGATCGACCGCGCCAGCGCCTTCTGCCGCTCGCTCGTCACAATCACGTCCCGAGTCCCGGCCAGGATCAACGTCGGCGTCTCGACCCGCCAGAGCCGGTCGCTCGCGTCGAACAGTTCGAGCGCCCGGAGCCGGTCGGCCATCACCCCCTGGTCCGTCTCCCAGCAGCGCCGGACGACGAAGTCGGCCAGCGGCCCCGACTCGGGCTTCCCGCCGTGCAGCAAGTTGAAAAACTGGTTGATGAACGGGCTGTCGCTCGGCATCGGGAACCGTTCGAGCGCCCTGCGGGCGATCGTCGCCGCCCACTTCCTCCCGAACTGTGCCTCGGCCCCGAACAGGGCCAGCCGATGGAACCGCCCCGGCGCCTCGATCGCCATCTCCAGGGCCACGGCCCCGCCGTAAGAAACCCCCATCAGGGCCGGCCGCTCCAGCCCGAGCCGATCAATCGCCGAGAGCAAGGACTTCGCCTCGTCCACCACCCCGACCCCCGCGCATCGGGGCAACAACGCCCCGTCTCCCGAGAGCCCGATCAGGTGGACTTCATGCCGCCTCGCCAACCGACGAGCCAGCGGCATCACCATCTTCCAGCCACCCGCCAGCCCCGGAAGCAAGACGATCGGTTCTCCCTGACCCAATCGGATTGCCTCGTGAGCCCCCCCCTGACCCTCGACCTGCCATCGCGTGATCGGGCTCCACTCCGTCTCCCAGCTCGGGATCGCGCTGTACTTCGCCGATCGTCGCATCGTGATTCACATTCCCAGGATTGAAGGATCGGTTTCTCAAAACCTGACGACCCATCCGCCAGAGGCTTGATCTCCGTTCTGTTGCACCTGCCATGCCCGAACATCAGATCACGCCACCGACACACTCATTTCCGTCACTTCGCCCGAACACCCCATCGACATTTCGCTAGCGACTTTCGGCGCCGAACTTGATCGCCAGCCATTCACCACACACAATTCACTGACGACCCAATGGCGACACAACGCAAACTTAATTGATTAATCTATTTGCGACACAAAAAACCCCATTTAACCCAAATATCCAAAACTCACAAAACACCCAAAACTCGTCAAAATCCCCAGACACCCAAACGCGACCGCCGTGACAATTCCCGAGAATCCGTTTTCGTGAATCAAGGTGGCGATCGATTGTTCGTTGCATTTCGGCGCCGAATCGCTATCGTGAACTCAACGCTCCTCATTGATTCACACCGACGAGTCTTCCCTGGTGCCTGCGTTCTTCACCGCTGCTTCTGGACTGCGACGATGGGACTGGCCGCCCCTTCGATCGTGGTGGCCCGCGCACTCCCATCGGCTGGCGGTCATTCTCGCCACGGTGGCCGTGGTCATCTATTCCCTCTCGGTCCTCTGGGTGGTCGCGACCTCGGGAGACATCGGCATCCGCTGCGTCTTCGGCACGTCGCAGAAGGAGCCGATCAGCCCGCGCTATACCTGGTTCGACCCGGTCCAGGGGCCTGAGGTCCGCCAGGCTCCCAAGGTCGGCGACCGCCTGACCCGGATCGCCTCGGCCGATGGGGCCTGGAGCATCGAGCTTGCCGACAACGACTACACCGCCGTCATCCGCGCTCAACGCCAGATCGGCCAGACAGCGCCGGGGTCAACCTTGCTGGTCGAGTGGCTTCCCCTCGATTGGGAAGGGGATCGCTCCGATCGCGGCCCGATCCAGGCATTGGCCGAGGTTCGGCTGCGGCCCTTCGGTATGTATGTCTGGTCGCTCGTCTGGTTCGCGCAAGAGATGGTCATCTTCGCCCTGGGCGCGATCGTTCTGTGGCGACGCCCCAACGACCGATCGGCGCGGGTCTTCTTCTGGCTCTGCGTTTTCACAGTGGGGGCCTTCATGGGGGGGTACCACTGGTCCGAGATCGTCAGCGATCGCCTTTTGATCTTCCCGTTCGTCCCCCTGGCGATGGTCGTGCCGATTGCCAGCCTGCACTTCTTCCTGGTATTCCCCAGGCCCAACCCGCTCTTGCTCCTGCACCGGCGCTGGGTGATGCTCGGGCTCTACGGGGTCTTCACCGTGAACCTGGCGATCCTCTGGGCGGCCATGTTCTGGATTTCGTTGACCGGCGAGCCCACCCCTGCCACCCTCGGCCCTCGCCTGGCGGCGCAGCGGCTCATCAAGTGGGTGGCGCTGGGCCATGTCGGCTTTTCGGTGTTGATCTTCGCCCTCTGCATTGCCTGCCTGCTTTACAGCTATCGCCGCGCCCGCAACCCAATCGAGCG
It includes:
- a CDS encoding c-type cytochrome domain-containing protein codes for the protein MRRRLPTLAISIPSIAAALVFLLITGPSSGLRAQTGGGLVVGSKNSKVYHEPDCSSARRLTPSNRLSFPTLGAAEAAGFRSCRTCKPNQIIRNVSLFSPEPAPAPAAVQAPDDAPKFSTDVAPVLVANCIRCHNAEDRRGGFDLSTFRALMTGAESGAVIEARNPDASELLLRVKGESTPKMPPGNTNLAPETIARIEAWIAAGALLDAGANPGAPLTEVAVSPDQLRAAALARLSPEERRQRLTETATLRWAQAGAGELPEPTAGKRFLLFGGLPESRSNATVKTLDKAAETIQPMLTRPGQTAPFGPLQVSVYVFTDRNHYAEFVRTVARQEPLDSEQGRADLRDETPYLVALDPFGGGEASDAAVDRSLDFLLVEQLAAGAVARSDANAPQWLALGYGAFLASKLEPRSPYVARLRTATVRASQLGWTTKSAEALGDQLPPDDTRALGFSLLEWLSTANPRAFGPFVRGMLGGKQQLDAGVQQLFGVDRNQFLAAWGQWVMARYPRGR
- a CDS encoding cupin domain-containing protein; translation: MSDTPSEPTADAYFISAGSGKHHPLFPGVDLRVTAGQGIMLSVVEFQPGGVVPEHSHPHEQMGYLVSGRLEFTVSGITRILEPGDLWRIPGGVPHRVVALDGPAVALDVFHPIREDYL
- a CDS encoding universal stress protein, giving the protein MKILVPIDGSACRHAVIDAVCQHPWPAGSEIKVMTVIHVRGMEAFDPMMMVPSFHFDMLAEARKHAPKLVEEAAETIMGRTGDVKVTYEVLEGVPRDEIINQAEHWEADLIVLGSHGHGPVGRFFLGSVSHAVTQQAPCSVQVVRPRAEADA
- a CDS encoding DUF421 domain-containing protein, which encodes MNDVPVVDWFYQGWDGPVRIGVVGTLAYLALIVLMRITGTRTLSKMNAFDFVVTVAIGSTLATVLLSRDAALVDGVVALALLILLQWLITWMATRSERVTRLIKAEPRLLVRDGQMLHQAMHSARVIESDILQAVRQQGKGSLDEVSALVLETDGSFSVIPSPIDGEPSALANVDRDVVARRS
- the aroF gene encoding 3-deoxy-7-phosphoheptulonate synthase; its protein translation is MIVVMKPDATEAQISHVRDHISSLGLQPQVIVGEHQTVIAAIGQERPGLVEALEPAEGVVKVLPIMAPYKRASSELKTERTVVRAGSLEVGGKRIGVIAGPCSVESEEQIVSITRKLKELGATGLRGGAYKPRTSPYSFQGHKVDGLKMLATARAETGLAIVTEVMAPEHVPVVAEYADVLQIGARNMQNYQLLQAVGDSGKPAFLKRGMSATMEEFLLAAEYILDRGNENVMLCERGIRAFEDHTRFTLPLASVPYLQMKTHLPVVVDPSHGTGKAALVPAMARAAIAAGADGLMVEVHDDPEHAMSDGAQTITPEAFAKMMAECRRVAEAVDRIL
- a CDS encoding HD domain-containing protein, with amino-acid sequence MTDPLSPRFERALRWATIWHDGQHRKASPTPYVQHPIAVAWILDRLGYDEDVVIAALLHDVVEDTEATLDDIRERFGDRVADLVAHCSERKTDDEGRQRPWIDRKRDHLEALMAAPEASKAIVLADCLHNMRSMVDDLAQEGEPFWNRFNARRDQIFTRFRMVLERLGEGEDDRLRELARLGRLTLAELGGPSLVEEPSGPGQGSGPDQLA
- a CDS encoding alpha/beta fold hydrolase produces the protein MRRSAKYSAIPSWETEWSPITRWQVEGQGGAHEAIRLGQGEPIVLLPGLAGGWKMVMPLARRLARRHEVHLIGLSGDGALLPRCAGVGVVDEAKSLLSAIDRLGLERPALMGVSYGGAVALEMAIEAPGRFHRLALFGAEAQFGRKWAATIARRALERFPMPSDSPFINQFFNLLHGGKPESGPLADFVVRRCWETDQGVMADRLRALELFDASDRLWRVETPTLILAGTRDVIVTSERQKALARSIAPSRFVTIEGAGHLGFLTHRKEVSARIARHLGVARRTVS